One genomic region from Knoellia sp. p5-6-4 encodes:
- a CDS encoding endonuclease/exonuclease/phosphatase family protein, with protein sequence MTSIRVASYNLRDFKDDPAAAARVIRAVDPDVLCLQEVPRRLFSSFRVAAFAARCGLYWSGRHRGSGGTTIFTSLRVQVAESRHHRLRVARLQRTRGYAVIRVAPAGHQPIVVASVHLSLDAEERERHAGQILRTLSAGGPVVLAGDLNEGDTGRAWQLLAAPLRLVSPTTPTYPARSPRRLLDVVFASPELAVLPHTPVELDEADLVAATDHRPVWVDLDLDPQPRPTARTETDVAVAGEAVEEAEQQAEQQSEQRRG encoded by the coding sequence ATGACCAGCATCCGGGTGGCGTCGTACAACCTGCGCGACTTCAAGGACGACCCGGCCGCGGCCGCCCGCGTCATCCGGGCGGTCGACCCCGATGTGCTGTGCCTCCAAGAGGTGCCACGGCGGCTGTTCTCCTCCTTCCGTGTCGCGGCCTTCGCGGCTCGCTGCGGCCTGTACTGGTCCGGTCGGCACCGGGGGAGCGGCGGCACCACGATCTTCACCTCGCTGCGCGTGCAGGTGGCCGAGTCCCGCCACCACCGGCTGCGGGTGGCGCGCCTGCAGCGCACCCGCGGGTATGCCGTGATCCGCGTCGCGCCGGCCGGTCACCAGCCGATCGTGGTCGCCAGCGTGCACCTGAGCCTCGACGCCGAGGAACGCGAACGACACGCCGGCCAGATCCTGCGGACGCTGTCGGCCGGCGGCCCGGTCGTGCTGGCCGGCGACCTCAACGAGGGCGACACCGGCAGGGCGTGGCAGCTGCTCGCCGCCCCGCTGCGGCTGGTCTCGCCGACGACGCCCACCTACCCCGCCCGCAGCCCGCGGCGGCTGCTCGACGTCGTGTTCGCCTCACCCGAGCTGGCCGTGCTGCCGCACACCCCGGTGGAGCTCGACGAGGCAGACCTGGTGGCCGCCACCGACCACCGGCCCGTGTGGGTCGACCTCGACCTCGACCCCCAGCCGCGCCCCACGGCGCGGACCGAGACCGACGTGGCCGTGGCCGGGGAGGCGGTCGAGGAGGCCGAGCAGCAGGCCGAGCAGCAATCTGAGCAGCGTCGCGGCTGA
- the pknB gene encoding Stk1 family PASTA domain-containing Ser/Thr kinase, with translation MSSGVTESLVGRVLDGRYRVLSHIADGGMATVYLALDTRLDREVALKVMRPGLAADETFVSRFRREARSAARLSHPNVVAVFDQGEDEGSMFLAMEYVPGQTLREVMQAEGPLTPRAALDFLDPMLQALASAHRAGIIHRDVKPENVILREDGTVKVADFGLARAVTTQTTAAQTGMLLGTVAYLSPEQVERGIADARSDVYAAGLILFEMLTGTKAFTGDTPIHVAYQHVHGSVPSPSSRVPDVPAELDALVALATSRDPDQRPADADAFLAEVRRIRGALSPTELDHRPEGPAAVAAGANTVPVARTTALPLGAVGARPAGADAAPTAVVARGEDTKASTRDGAAGKGPWRWALAALLLLAAVSAGLWYFTMGPGSPTVVPVVAGKTYEQAQRELTAAHLNAERVDAFDEKVAKGRVISGNPGPGAEVGRSTTVTLTVSKGPERYTVPELVGSTQTEAKARLAENRLALGATSEAFDEKVPAGQIISTAPKAGTALKRGAAVSIVVSKGRQPIEVQDFTGKPADQAVATLTDAGLQVDATKQEFSTDVPKGSVISQSPASGTLFRGGTVVLVVSKGPEMVKVPNVQGKQLGEARTILEGAGFQVKVESFMGGIFGTVRSQSPAADAEAPKGSVVTLVVV, from the coding sequence CTGTCGCACATCGCCGACGGTGGCATGGCGACGGTGTACCTCGCCCTCGACACCCGCCTCGACCGCGAGGTGGCCCTGAAGGTCATGCGTCCCGGGCTCGCCGCCGACGAGACCTTCGTCAGCAGGTTCCGCCGTGAGGCCCGCTCGGCCGCCCGCCTGTCCCACCCCAACGTCGTCGCCGTCTTCGACCAGGGCGAGGACGAGGGCAGCATGTTCCTGGCCATGGAGTACGTCCCCGGCCAGACCCTGCGCGAGGTCATGCAGGCCGAGGGCCCCCTGACCCCGCGGGCCGCCCTCGACTTCCTGGACCCGATGCTGCAGGCCCTCGCCTCGGCGCACCGGGCCGGCATCATCCACCGCGACGTCAAGCCCGAGAACGTCATCCTGCGCGAGGACGGCACCGTCAAGGTGGCCGACTTCGGGCTCGCCCGTGCGGTGACCACCCAGACGACCGCGGCCCAGACCGGGATGCTGCTCGGCACCGTGGCCTACCTCTCCCCCGAGCAGGTCGAGCGCGGCATCGCCGACGCCCGCAGCGACGTGTATGCCGCCGGGCTCATCCTGTTCGAGATGCTCACCGGCACGAAGGCGTTCACCGGCGACACCCCCATCCACGTCGCCTACCAGCACGTGCACGGCTCCGTGCCCTCGCCGTCGTCGCGGGTGCCGGACGTGCCCGCCGAGCTGGACGCCCTCGTGGCCCTCGCCACCTCGCGCGACCCCGACCAGCGGCCGGCCGACGCCGACGCCTTCCTCGCCGAGGTGCGCAGGATCCGTGGGGCGCTCAGCCCGACCGAGCTCGACCACCGGCCCGAGGGGCCTGCCGCGGTGGCAGCCGGCGCCAACACGGTGCCCGTCGCCCGCACCACCGCGCTCCCGCTCGGTGCCGTCGGCGCCCGCCCGGCAGGAGCTGACGCCGCACCCACCGCGGTGGTCGCCCGGGGCGAGGACACGAAGGCCTCCACCCGGGACGGTGCAGCGGGCAAGGGCCCCTGGCGCTGGGCGCTGGCCGCCCTGCTGCTGCTCGCCGCCGTCTCCGCCGGCCTCTGGTACTTCACGATGGGACCGGGCTCGCCCACCGTCGTGCCCGTCGTGGCGGGCAAGACCTACGAGCAGGCGCAACGCGAGCTGACTGCGGCGCACCTGAACGCCGAGCGGGTCGACGCCTTCGACGAGAAGGTGGCCAAGGGCCGGGTGATCTCCGGCAACCCCGGCCCGGGCGCCGAGGTCGGCCGCAGCACCACCGTCACGCTCACGGTGTCCAAGGGACCGGAGCGGTACACCGTGCCCGAGCTCGTGGGCAGCACCCAGACCGAGGCCAAGGCCCGGCTGGCGGAGAACCGGCTCGCGCTCGGCGCCACCAGCGAGGCCTTCGACGAGAAGGTCCCCGCCGGCCAGATCATCTCCACGGCGCCGAAGGCCGGCACGGCGCTCAAGCGCGGCGCTGCCGTCAGCATCGTGGTGAGCAAGGGACGCCAGCCCATCGAGGTGCAGGACTTCACCGGCAAGCCGGCCGACCAGGCGGTGGCCACCCTGACCGACGCCGGCCTGCAGGTCGACGCCACGAAGCAGGAGTTCAGCACCGACGTGCCCAAGGGCAGCGTCATCTCGCAGTCGCCGGCCAGCGGCACCCTCTTCCGCGGCGGCACGGTGGTGCTCGTGGTGTCCAAGGGTCCCGAGATGGTCAAGGTCCCGAACGTGCAGGGCAAGCAGCTCGGCGAAGCGCGCACGATCCTCGAGGGCGCCGGGTTCCAGGTGAAGGTCGAGAGCTTCATGGGCGGCATCTTCGGCACCGTCCGCAGCCAGAGCCCGGCTGCCGACGCCGAGGCGCCGAAGGGCAGCGTCGTGACCCTCGTGGTCGTCTGA
- a CDS encoding 3-deoxy-7-phosphoheptulonate synthase class II: MSTTHASDALASLAAGADLPAAQQPVWPDAEQLADAIATLATYPPLVFAGECDVLRTRMAAAARGEAFVLQGGDCAETFASATADNIRDRVKTILQMAAVLTYGASVPVVKVGRMAGQYAKPRSSNDETREGVTLPAYRGDMVNDFEFTEAARTPDPQRLVRAYHASSATLNLVRAFTMGGFADLRHVHDWNRGFVANAANSRYERLARDIDKAMKFMQACGADFEAMKTTEFFSAHEALLLDYERPLTRVDSRTGDLYDTSGHFIWVGERTRDLDGAHVDFVSKVRNPIGVKLSNKAHPDDVLRLIDRVDPEREPGRLTFITRMGAQTVRDALPHLVEKVTASGALVTWICDPMHGNTFESASGYKTRDFEDVVEEVRGFFEVHQGLGTVPGGIHVELTGNDVTECIGGSERILDEDLNLRYESVCDPRLNHQQSLELAFLVAEMISRD; this comes from the coding sequence GTGAGCACCACCCACGCCTCCGACGCCCTCGCCAGCCTTGCGGCCGGCGCCGACCTCCCCGCTGCGCAGCAGCCGGTCTGGCCGGACGCCGAGCAGCTCGCCGACGCGATCGCGACGCTGGCGACCTATCCGCCGCTGGTGTTCGCCGGCGAGTGTGACGTGCTGCGCACCCGCATGGCCGCCGCCGCGCGCGGTGAGGCGTTCGTGCTGCAGGGTGGCGACTGCGCCGAGACGTTCGCCAGCGCCACGGCCGACAACATCCGCGACCGGGTCAAGACGATCCTGCAGATGGCGGCGGTCCTCACCTACGGCGCGTCCGTGCCGGTGGTCAAGGTCGGCCGGATGGCCGGGCAGTACGCCAAGCCGCGCTCGAGCAACGACGAGACCCGCGAGGGCGTGACCCTGCCCGCCTACCGCGGCGACATGGTCAACGACTTCGAGTTCACCGAGGCCGCGCGCACGCCCGACCCGCAGCGGCTCGTCCGCGCCTACCACGCGAGCAGCGCGACGCTGAACCTCGTGCGGGCCTTCACCATGGGCGGCTTCGCCGACCTGCGGCACGTGCACGACTGGAACCGGGGCTTCGTCGCCAACGCCGCCAACTCCCGCTACGAGCGGCTGGCGCGCGACATCGACAAGGCCATGAAGTTCATGCAGGCCTGCGGCGCCGACTTCGAGGCCATGAAGACCACCGAGTTCTTCTCGGCGCACGAGGCCCTGCTGCTCGACTACGAGCGGCCGCTGACCCGGGTCGACAGCCGCACCGGAGACCTCTACGACACTTCCGGGCACTTCATCTGGGTCGGTGAGCGCACCCGCGACCTCGACGGCGCGCACGTCGACTTCGTCTCCAAGGTGCGCAACCCGATCGGCGTCAAGCTGTCGAACAAGGCCCACCCCGACGACGTCCTGCGGCTGATCGACAGGGTCGACCCCGAGCGCGAGCCGGGCCGGCTGACGTTCATCACCCGGATGGGTGCCCAGACCGTACGCGACGCCCTGCCGCACCTGGTGGAGAAGGTCACGGCGTCCGGCGCGCTCGTGACCTGGATCTGCGACCCCATGCACGGCAACACCTTCGAGTCGGCGTCGGGCTACAAGACACGCGACTTCGAGGACGTCGTCGAGGAGGTCCGTGGCTTCTTCGAGGTGCACCAGGGCCTGGGGACGGTGCCCGGCGGCATCCACGTCGAGCTCACGGGCAACGACGTCACCGAGTGCATCGGCGGGTCCGAGCGCATCCTCGACGAGGACCTCAACCTGCGCTACGAGAGCGTCTGCGACCCGCGCCTGAACCACCAGCAGAGCCTGGAGCTGGCGTTCCTCGTCGCCGAGATGATCTCGCGCGACTGA
- a CDS encoding lysophospholipid acyltransferase family protein has translation MFYWVLKTVVLGPILKLLFRPWVEGEENVPEDGPAILASNHLSFSDSIFLPLVVQRRVTFLAKSDYFTGRGIKGRMTAAFFKGVGQLPIDRSGGRAGEAALRSGLKVLRRGEVLGIYPEGTRSPDGRLYRGRTGVARMALEAGCPVLPVAMIGTDKAQPTGKVVPKIMRIGVRIGKPLDFSRYEGMEDDRFVLRSITDEIMYELMLLSGQEYVDMYATSMKDRILAAAKTKARELQEAARPGTAAKELEEALDAAEGRHHRHEPEIDDAAADIDETTPDGGRDETSDDRDVPPGQRAAS, from the coding sequence TTGTTCTACTGGGTTCTCAAGACGGTTGTCCTCGGCCCGATCCTGAAGCTGCTGTTCCGGCCGTGGGTCGAGGGGGAGGAGAACGTCCCCGAGGACGGTCCGGCGATCCTGGCGAGCAACCACCTCTCGTTCTCGGACTCGATCTTCCTGCCGCTCGTGGTGCAGCGCCGCGTCACCTTCCTCGCGAAGTCCGACTACTTCACCGGTCGCGGCATCAAGGGCCGGATGACGGCCGCCTTCTTCAAGGGCGTCGGCCAGCTGCCCATCGACCGCAGCGGCGGGCGTGCCGGTGAGGCAGCCCTGCGCTCGGGCCTGAAGGTGCTGCGCCGTGGCGAGGTGCTCGGCATCTACCCCGAGGGCACGCGCTCACCCGACGGCCGGCTATACCGCGGACGCACGGGTGTGGCCCGCATGGCCCTCGAGGCCGGCTGCCCGGTGCTGCCGGTGGCGATGATCGGCACCGACAAGGCACAGCCGACCGGCAAGGTCGTGCCGAAGATCATGCGGATCGGCGTGCGCATCGGGAAGCCCCTGGACTTCTCGCGCTACGAGGGCATGGAGGACGACCGCTTCGTCCTGCGCTCGATCACCGACGAGATCATGTACGAGCTGATGCTGCTCTCGGGGCAGGAGTACGTCGACATGTACGCCACCTCGATGAAGGACCGCATCCTCGCCGCCGCCAAGACCAAGGCCCGCGAGCTGCAGGAGGCGGCCCGCCCCGGCACCGCCGCCAAGGAGCTCGAGGAGGCGCTCGACGCCGCCGAGGGCAGGCACCACCGGCACGAGCCGGAGATCGACGACGCCGCGGCCGACATCGACGAGACCACCCCGGACGGCGGGCGCGACGAGACGTCGGACGACCGCGACGTCCCGCCGGGCCAGCGCGCGGCCAGCTGA
- a CDS encoding GntG family PLP-dependent aldolase gives MGDTIRTPAVDLLSDTLTRPTEGMRAAMAAAAVGDDVFGEDPTVRELEQRVAELLGHEAGLFTPTGSMANQLGIRLHVKPGEELIADSLAHVLRAEMGAAAVLSGISSRSWVAPHGLLDAAQPLALMIPDGGAYQVNTRLVVVENTHNFGGGTIQPLDQVEALRAGTRERGVAMHLDGARLWNAHVATGIALADYGRLFDSVSVCLSKGLGAPVGSVLVGSAEQMAQARIWRKRFGGGMRQVGILAAGGLWALDHHVERLADDHARARRFAQAAAEAVPASIDPARVETNIVVLDVSAAGWAPGEFVTAAAERGVRLYAVSGTAVRLVWHLDVDDDGTDLAISELVPLLAKGPQ, from the coding sequence CTGGGGGACACCATCCGCACGCCCGCCGTCGACCTGCTCTCCGACACCCTGACCCGCCCGACCGAGGGCATGCGCGCCGCCATGGCGGCGGCCGCCGTCGGCGACGACGTCTTCGGTGAGGACCCGACGGTCCGCGAGCTCGAGCAGCGGGTCGCCGAACTGCTCGGGCACGAGGCCGGGCTGTTCACCCCCACCGGGTCGATGGCCAACCAGCTCGGCATCCGGCTGCACGTCAAGCCGGGGGAGGAGCTCATCGCCGACTCCCTCGCCCACGTGCTGCGCGCCGAGATGGGCGCCGCCGCCGTGCTGTCGGGCATCAGCTCGCGGTCGTGGGTCGCGCCCCACGGTCTCCTCGATGCCGCGCAGCCGCTCGCGCTGATGATCCCCGACGGGGGCGCCTACCAGGTCAACACCCGGCTCGTGGTCGTCGAGAACACCCACAACTTCGGTGGCGGCACCATCCAGCCGCTCGACCAGGTCGAGGCGCTGCGGGCCGGGACGCGTGAGCGCGGCGTGGCGATGCACCTCGACGGCGCCCGCCTCTGGAACGCCCACGTCGCGACCGGTATCGCCCTCGCCGACTACGGCCGGCTCTTCGACTCCGTCAGCGTCTGCCTCAGCAAGGGGCTCGGGGCACCGGTCGGCTCGGTGCTCGTCGGCTCGGCCGAGCAGATGGCGCAGGCGCGCATCTGGCGCAAGCGGTTCGGCGGCGGGATGCGCCAGGTCGGCATCCTCGCTGCCGGTGGCCTCTGGGCGCTCGACCACCACGTCGAGCGCCTGGCCGACGACCACGCCCGGGCGCGGCGATTCGCGCAGGCCGCGGCGGAGGCGGTGCCCGCCAGCATCGACCCCGCCCGGGTCGAGACCAACATCGTCGTGCTCGACGTCTCCGCCGCCGGTTGGGCGCCGGGCGAGTTCGTCACCGCCGCCGCTGAGCGGGGCGTGCGCCTGTACGCCGTGTCCGGCACCGCGGTGCGCCTGGTCTGGCACCTCGACGTCGACGATGACGGCACCGACCTGGCCATCTCCGAACTGGTGCCGCTGCTGGCGAAGGGCCCGCAGTAG
- a CDS encoding response regulator transcription factor translates to MRDAEQDESAEVVGGAGSPVTVVVADDHPLWRDAVARDLSEAGLSVLATASDGPSAVNRTKATRPDVLVLDLNLPGLAGHEVCRAVGGLETRVLILSASGEHQDVLDAVKAGATGYLVKSASSAEIIDAVRATARGEAVFTPGLAGLVLGEFHRMSNEPQVDPGRPIPELTARETEVLKLVATGMSYKEIASELFISHRTVQNHVQNTLGKLQLHNRVELVRFAIARGLETPEL, encoded by the coding sequence ATGAGGGACGCGGAGCAGGACGAGTCGGCCGAGGTGGTCGGTGGGGCCGGGTCGCCGGTCACGGTCGTGGTGGCCGACGACCACCCGTTGTGGCGCGACGCCGTCGCGCGCGACCTCAGCGAGGCGGGCCTGAGCGTGCTCGCGACGGCCAGTGACGGGCCGAGCGCGGTGAACCGGACGAAGGCCACGCGACCGGACGTGCTGGTGCTCGACCTCAACCTCCCCGGCCTGGCCGGTCATGAGGTGTGCCGGGCCGTCGGTGGGCTCGAGACCCGGGTGCTGATCCTGTCGGCCAGCGGCGAGCACCAGGACGTCCTCGACGCGGTCAAGGCCGGGGCGACCGGCTACCTCGTGAAGTCGGCGTCCAGCGCGGAGATCATCGACGCGGTGCGGGCCACGGCGCGTGGTGAGGCGGTCTTCACCCCCGGGCTGGCAGGGCTCGTCCTGGGGGAGTTCCACCGGATGTCGAACGAGCCGCAGGTCGACCCGGGGCGCCCGATCCCCGAGCTGACCGCGCGTGAGACCGAGGTGCTCAAGCTCGTGGCGACCGGCATGTCGTACAAGGAGATCGCGTCCGAGCTGTTCATCTCCCACCGCACGGTGCAGAACCACGTGCAGAACACCCTCGGCAAGCTGCAGCTGCACAACCGGGTCGAGCTCGTCCGGTTCGCGATCGCCCGCGGCCTCGAGACGCCAGAGCTGTAG
- a CDS encoding alpha/beta fold hydrolase encodes MPGAEPYAHEGSDTGVLLVHGFSSTPQSMRPWGEHLAAKGYTVRVPRLPGHGTTWQEMNRTRWEDWYAVADREFRELRERCAHVFVGGLSMGGGLALALAQEHGPRVSGLVLVNPAVMFKDWRVRFVPLLKNVVGGLEAIANDIKKEGVTELAYDHTPLKAGHSQLVAWKNLTRDLPEVTQPVLLLRSPEDHVIPPESSAMVLSRISSDDVTEILLHDSYHVATLDNDAPRIFDESVAFIERLSS; translated from the coding sequence ATGCCCGGCGCAGAGCCCTACGCCCACGAGGGCTCCGACACCGGCGTCCTGCTCGTCCACGGCTTCAGCAGCACCCCGCAGAGCATGCGGCCGTGGGGCGAGCACCTGGCCGCCAAGGGCTACACCGTGCGGGTGCCCCGGCTGCCCGGCCACGGCACCACCTGGCAGGAGATGAACCGCACCCGGTGGGAGGACTGGTATGCCGTGGCCGACCGTGAGTTCCGTGAGCTGCGCGAGCGCTGTGCCCACGTGTTCGTCGGCGGCCTGTCCATGGGCGGTGGCCTCGCCCTCGCGCTGGCACAGGAGCACGGCCCGCGGGTGAGCGGCCTGGTGCTGGTCAACCCCGCCGTGATGTTCAAGGACTGGCGCGTGCGCTTCGTGCCGCTGCTGAAGAACGTCGTCGGGGGCCTGGAGGCCATCGCCAACGACATCAAGAAGGAGGGGGTGACCGAGCTGGCCTACGACCACACGCCGCTGAAGGCGGGGCACTCCCAGCTGGTCGCCTGGAAGAACCTGACGCGCGACCTGCCCGAGGTCACGCAGCCGGTGCTGCTGCTCCGCTCCCCGGAGGACCACGTCATCCCGCCGGAGTCCTCGGCCATGGTCCTTTCTCGCATCTCCAGCGACGACGTCACCGAGATCCTGCTGCACGACAGCTACCACGTGGCTACCCTCGACAATGACGCGCCGCGCATTTTCGACGAGTCGGTGGCCTTCATCGAGCGCCTGAGCTCCTAG
- a CDS encoding serine hydrolase domain-containing protein yields the protein MQPPREAVDDVAERTGFSGVVRLDRSGETEFAAAYGLADRAHGLPNTVETLFATASGTKGLTALAVMSLVERGTLELGTTARALLGEDLPLIADDVTVEHLLAHRSGIGDYFDEDAVDDIADYVLPVPPHELVTTEQFLPVLDGHETVFPAGERFAYNNGGYVVLALLAERASGVGFHELVRTLVCEPAGMVDTTFLRSDELPGRAALGYLSVDGPRTNVFHLPVVGNGDGGIYSTAADFSTFWDSLFAGRIVSPETVAEMVRPHSDWPQESRRCGLGFDLHATGDAVWLEGYDAGVSFTSLHQPSSSITYTVISNWTEGAWPVVRLLGERLGL from the coding sequence ATGCAGCCACCCCGGGAAGCCGTGGACGACGTGGCGGAGCGCACCGGGTTCTCCGGCGTGGTCCGCCTCGACCGCTCGGGCGAGACCGAGTTCGCCGCGGCCTACGGCTTGGCCGACCGGGCGCACGGGCTCCCGAACACGGTCGAGACCCTGTTCGCGACCGCGAGTGGCACCAAGGGCCTGACGGCGCTGGCAGTGATGAGCCTGGTCGAGCGGGGGACCCTCGAGCTCGGCACGACCGCCCGTGCGCTGCTCGGCGAGGACCTGCCCCTCATCGCCGACGACGTGACGGTCGAGCACCTGCTGGCCCATCGGTCCGGGATCGGCGACTACTTCGACGAGGACGCTGTCGACGACATCGCCGACTATGTGCTGCCGGTGCCGCCGCACGAGCTCGTGACGACCGAGCAGTTCCTGCCGGTGCTGGACGGGCACGAGACCGTGTTCCCCGCCGGCGAGCGCTTCGCGTACAACAACGGCGGCTACGTCGTGCTGGCGCTGTTGGCCGAACGGGCGAGCGGTGTGGGCTTCCACGAGCTGGTTCGCACGCTCGTCTGCGAGCCCGCGGGCATGGTCGACACCACGTTCCTTCGCTCCGACGAGCTCCCGGGACGCGCTGCCCTGGGCTACCTCTCGGTCGACGGCCCGAGAACGAACGTGTTCCACCTGCCCGTGGTCGGCAACGGCGACGGGGGCATCTACTCGACCGCTGCCGACTTCAGCACCTTCTGGGACTCCCTCTTCGCCGGACGGATCGTCTCGCCCGAGACAGTCGCCGAGATGGTGCGACCGCACAGCGACTGGCCGCAGGAGTCCAGGCGCTGCGGTCTCGGGTTCGACCTGCACGCGACGGGCGACGCAGTCTGGCTGGAGGGGTACGACGCGGGCGTGTCGTTCACCAGCCTGCACCAGCCCTCGTCGTCCATCACCTACACCGTCATCTCGAACTGGACCGAGGGCGCCTGGCCGGTCGTCCGGCTGCTCGGTGAACGGCTCGGCCTCTGA
- a CDS encoding DMT family transporter: MTVAAPTRFSLGAARLATLLLISVTAVWGSTFFLIRDLVAHVPSADFLAVRFAIAAVVMFAVFRRQTLALSRADVLTGLALGGLYGAAQLLQTTGLEHTDASVSGFVTGTYVVLTPVFGALLLRDRITGSTWVAVGLATTGLAVLSLRGLSIGYGEALTLGSAALYALHIIGLGRFSRSHTATGLATVQAFVIAVLCFGAAAVSGESGVVLPDGAGQWTSLLYMALIAGAGALWAQTWAQSLLPATRAAIVMTLEPVFAAFFAVLAGGERLTARMLGGGALVLTAMYVVELLGRRKPEVTAEEDPPAELLHHEV, translated from the coding sequence ATGACCGTCGCCGCGCCCACGCGCTTCTCCCTCGGCGCCGCCCGGCTCGCCACTCTGCTGCTCATCAGCGTGACGGCGGTCTGGGGGTCGACCTTCTTCCTCATCCGCGACCTCGTGGCCCACGTGCCCTCGGCGGACTTCCTCGCCGTGCGGTTCGCCATCGCGGCCGTCGTGATGTTCGCGGTGTTCCGGCGCCAGACCCTGGCCCTCTCGCGCGCCGACGTCCTGACCGGACTCGCTCTCGGCGGGCTCTACGGCGCGGCCCAGCTGCTGCAGACCACCGGGCTCGAGCACACCGACGCCTCGGTCTCGGGGTTCGTCACCGGCACCTACGTGGTGCTGACCCCCGTCTTCGGCGCCCTCCTGCTGCGCGACCGCATCACCGGGTCGACCTGGGTCGCCGTGGGGCTGGCCACGACCGGGCTCGCGGTCCTCTCGCTGCGCGGCCTGTCGATCGGCTACGGCGAGGCCCTGACGCTGGGCTCGGCGGCGCTGTACGCGCTGCACATCATCGGCCTCGGCCGGTTCAGCCGGTCCCACACCGCGACCGGGCTGGCCACCGTGCAGGCCTTCGTCATCGCCGTCCTCTGCTTCGGGGCGGCCGCCGTGAGCGGGGAGAGCGGGGTCGTCCTGCCTGACGGTGCCGGCCAGTGGACGTCGCTGCTCTACATGGCGCTCATCGCCGGCGCGGGCGCCCTGTGGGCCCAGACCTGGGCCCAGTCGCTCCTGCCGGCCACCCGGGCCGCGATCGTCATGACCCTGGAGCCGGTGTTCGCCGCGTTCTTCGCGGTGCTGGCCGGCGGCGAGCGCCTGACCGCCCGGATGCTCGGCGGTGGCGCGCTGGTGCTGACCGCCATGTACGTCGTCGAGCTGCTCGGCCGCCGCAAGCCGGAGGTCACCGCCGAGGAGGACCCGCCGGCCGAGCTGCTGCACCACGAGGTGTAG
- a CDS encoding DUF5931 domain-containing protein translates to MTAQGEPAAAGRARAVPPEGSEPGVVEAFWKGIDVLRPLALAYAVYAAWDRHEQMVRPAVAWAVLAVLGAWTAFLVVHRRRTLTLVLAELGIAAGAILATRLVDSEAVIHSGAPTVPTFWPAAAVVSAAVLLGRRGGFLAALFIGVVDLLEVQDPTFHTVNNVVLLLLIGTLIGYAVDLAREGHAKLRAALLLEARVRERERLARTVHDGVLQTLAFVNRRGGQLGGEAAELGAMAAEQERRLRALVTATDAEELPPPGGDVDLRAMLARYGGERVHLVAPAEPVLLPEAAAAELEAAVGAALDNVREHAGDGAQAWVLVEDEGADVSITVRDNGAGMPSGRLAEAAAAGRLGVASSIRGRLRDLGGDAQWSGREGSGVTVRMRAPKRAPHTVSGGDQA, encoded by the coding sequence GTGACCGCCCAGGGGGAGCCGGCGGCGGCCGGGCGCGCCCGGGCGGTGCCGCCGGAGGGCTCCGAGCCCGGCGTGGTCGAGGCCTTCTGGAAGGGCATCGACGTCCTGCGCCCGCTGGCGCTCGCCTACGCCGTGTATGCCGCGTGGGACCGCCACGAGCAGATGGTGCGTCCCGCGGTGGCCTGGGCCGTGTTGGCGGTGCTCGGTGCCTGGACCGCCTTTCTCGTGGTGCACCGTCGCCGCACGCTCACCCTGGTGCTCGCCGAGCTCGGGATCGCGGCCGGCGCCATCCTGGCCACCCGCCTCGTGGACAGTGAGGCCGTCATCCACTCGGGGGCCCCGACCGTCCCGACGTTCTGGCCGGCGGCGGCCGTGGTGTCGGCCGCCGTGCTCCTCGGCCGCCGGGGAGGGTTCCTCGCCGCCCTGTTCATCGGGGTCGTCGACCTGCTCGAGGTGCAGGACCCCACCTTCCACACCGTCAACAACGTCGTCCTCCTGCTGTTGATCGGCACCCTGATCGGGTATGCCGTCGACCTTGCCCGCGAGGGCCACGCGAAGCTGCGCGCGGCGCTGCTGCTCGAGGCCCGCGTGCGCGAGCGCGAGCGGCTGGCCCGCACGGTGCACGACGGCGTGCTGCAGACGCTGGCGTTCGTCAACCGTCGCGGCGGCCAGCTCGGCGGGGAGGCGGCCGAGCTGGGCGCGATGGCGGCCGAGCAGGAGCGCCGTCTGCGGGCCCTGGTGACGGCGACCGACGCGGAGGAGCTGCCCCCACCGGGTGGGGACGTCGACCTGCGGGCGATGCTGGCGCGGTACGGCGGTGAGCGGGTGCACCTGGTCGCCCCGGCCGAGCCGGTGCTGCTGCCGGAGGCGGCGGCTGCCGAGCTCGAGGCGGCGGTCGGCGCCGCGCTCGACAACGTGCGCGAGCACGCGGGCGACGGCGCCCAGGCCTGGGTGCTCGTCGAGGACGAGGGCGCGGACGTGTCGATCACGGTGCGCGACAACGGCGCCGGTATGCCGTCGGGCCGGCTCGCCGAGGCCGCCGCGGCCGGCCGTCTCGGCGTGGCGTCGAGCATCCGCGGCCGGCTGCGGGATCTTGGTGGCGACGCGCAGTGGTCCGGCCGCGAGGGGTCGGGAGTGACGGTGCGGATGCGGGCGCCCAAGCGGGCTCCGCACACGGTGAGCGGGGGAGACCAGGCATGA